A stretch of the Sulfurospirillum sp. UCH001 genome encodes the following:
- a CDS encoding MlaD family protein has translation MENRLSYILVGAFVFVLLIGGVFSILWLGNYSDEGTFKFYKVATKESVSGLNEKAPVKLRGVQIGEVRTITINPKNAEEVLVLIRVQDDAPIKEDTYATIEAQGITGLSFIQLQGGTNEAKDLKTSGKAEEYGIIYSRPSTFSRLDKTITSLSQKAEMIFARAESIMSEKNVKNLEIIIENSAKIAESTSKTMSNIEAQNKEINQLLHEATAAARGVKEMSYSFRTAIDDTGVDTMNKVREASKSVSTVMGGLNQKIEKGAFDVDLLVKENLMPLQKTLQELHILLNETKDLVTNLKDSPSDLLFKEETIQPAPNER, from the coding sequence ATGGAAAATAGGCTAAGTTATATTTTAGTAGGAGCATTTGTTTTTGTATTGCTCATTGGAGGTGTTTTTTCCATTCTGTGGCTTGGAAATTATTCTGATGAGGGTACTTTTAAATTTTACAAAGTTGCAACCAAAGAGTCTGTATCGGGGCTCAATGAAAAAGCACCTGTTAAACTTAGAGGTGTACAAATCGGTGAAGTTCGTACTATTACCATCAACCCTAAAAATGCAGAAGAAGTTTTAGTCCTTATTCGGGTTCAAGATGATGCACCTATTAAAGAAGATACCTATGCGACGATTGAAGCCCAAGGCATTACAGGACTTAGCTTTATTCAATTGCAAGGCGGAACTAATGAAGCGAAAGATCTCAAAACCAGTGGTAAAGCAGAAGAATATGGTATTATTTATTCTCGCCCATCGACATTTTCAAGACTCGATAAAACCATTACATCGCTAAGTCAAAAAGCAGAGATGATTTTTGCTCGAGCTGAATCCATTATGAGTGAAAAAAACGTTAAAAATCTTGAAATTATTATTGAGAATAGCGCGAAAATTGCTGAATCTACCAGCAAAACGATGTCGAACATCGAAGCCCAAAATAAAGAAATTAACCAGCTTTTACATGAAGCAACGGCAGCGGCTCGTGGCGTTAAAGAGATGTCTTATTCGTTTAGAACGGCTATTGATGATACGGGTGTTGATACAATGAATAAAGTAAGAGAAGCCTCCAAAAGTGTTTCAACTGTTATGGGAGGACTCAATCAAAAAATTGAAAAAGGCGCATTTGACGTAGATCTCTTGGTAAAAGAAAATCTGATGCCATTACAGAAAACACTCCAAGAGCTGCATATACTTCTTAATGAAACAAAAGACTTAGTCACCAATCTAAAAGATAGCCCAAGTGATCTTCTCTTTAAAGAAGAGACTATTCAACCTGCTCCAAATGAACGATAA
- a CDS encoding methyl-accepting chemotaxis protein — translation MKISTRILISLILSLIVLGACIIGVAYSNTKNNARMFIEEYEKSAYAFHENELKTIMDIMKQTAESIYKTQKAKGVSDEKIQEAILDKFNDLRFFDDKEGYIFVYKYDGTSVLFPTNKTQEGKNLITVKDSNGVFLIKELIEAAKKGGGLVKYHFPKTKDGKPFPKFSYALSFEPYNWMMGTGIYVDNVEEEVAHLQKNIDENTASQIQSFLAISVVLLLLSLGATFVIISKTISKPLNDLIARADNLSSGDGDLTRKLEVIGNDEIAVASSSINRFIEKVRILISEAKNLSNENSSISHELSSTSLEVGRAVETSMQIVGNTTNKAFTLKDELTEGISEAKEGKTELIKANDFLKDANNAILELTKDIQSSAATEIELAHRIQQLSSDATQVKDILVVIGDIADQTNLLALNAAIEAARAGEHGRGFAVVADEVRKLAERTQKSLQEINATINVIVQAIVDSSDQMTSNSKKVESLATTACDVETKINNMFQVMNNATTLSDKTTENYLKTGLDIESMIKDVNQINDISSQNARSVEEIASAAEHLSRMTETLNLKLSEFRT, via the coding sequence ATGAAGATTTCGACTCGGATTTTAATCTCCCTTATACTATCTTTGATAGTGTTAGGAGCCTGTATTATTGGTGTGGCCTACAGCAACACAAAAAATAATGCACGTATGTTCATCGAAGAATATGAAAAAAGCGCTTATGCTTTTCACGAAAATGAACTCAAAACCATTATGGATATCATGAAGCAAACAGCAGAATCTATCTATAAAACACAAAAAGCAAAGGGTGTCAGTGATGAAAAGATCCAAGAAGCGATCTTAGATAAGTTTAATGACCTACGCTTTTTCGACGACAAAGAAGGGTATATTTTTGTCTATAAATATGATGGAACATCTGTTTTATTCCCTACCAATAAAACACAAGAGGGAAAAAATTTAATCACGGTAAAAGACAGTAATGGTGTTTTCCTCATTAAAGAATTGATTGAAGCTGCTAAAAAAGGTGGTGGTCTTGTTAAGTATCATTTTCCAAAAACAAAAGATGGTAAGCCATTTCCAAAGTTCTCTTATGCCCTCTCCTTTGAGCCTTATAACTGGATGATGGGTACAGGCATCTATGTAGATAATGTTGAAGAAGAGGTTGCACATCTTCAAAAAAATATTGATGAAAATACAGCTTCTCAAATCCAATCTTTCCTTGCGATCTCTGTAGTATTATTGCTCTTAAGCCTCGGTGCGACTTTTGTGATTATTTCAAAAACGATCTCAAAACCACTTAATGATCTTATTGCAAGAGCCGATAACCTCTCAAGCGGTGATGGTGATCTTACACGTAAGCTTGAAGTCATTGGCAATGATGAAATTGCAGTTGCAAGCAGTAGCATTAATCGCTTTATCGAGAAAGTACGTATCTTAATCAGTGAAGCAAAAAACCTTTCCAATGAAAACTCGTCTATTTCTCATGAACTCTCTTCAACATCGCTTGAAGTTGGACGCGCTGTAGAAACTTCTATGCAAATTGTGGGAAATACAACGAACAAAGCATTTACCTTAAAAGATGAACTGACAGAAGGTATTAGTGAGGCTAAAGAAGGAAAAACCGAACTCATTAAAGCCAATGATTTCCTCAAAGATGCAAATAACGCCATTTTAGAACTTACAAAAGACATTCAAAGCAGTGCCGCTACAGAGATTGAGTTGGCGCATCGTATACAGCAACTGAGTTCAGATGCTACTCAAGTTAAAGACATTTTAGTAGTTATTGGCGATATTGCTGATCAAACCAATTTGCTTGCTCTTAACGCGGCAATTGAAGCAGCACGTGCGGGTGAACATGGACGAGGATTTGCAGTTGTTGCCGATGAAGTACGAAAACTTGCAGAACGTACACAAAAAAGTCTTCAAGAGATCAATGCTACGATCAATGTTATCGTTCAAGCCATTGTTGATAGTAGTGATCAAATGACCTCTAACTCTAAAAAAGTTGAATCTTTAGCAACCACGGCATGTGATGTTGAAACGAAGATCAACAACATGTTCCAAGTGATGAATAATGCCACAACTCTTTCCGATAAAACAACTGAAAATTACCTCAAAACAGGCTTGGATATTGAGTCAATGATTAAAGACGTTAACCAAATTAACGACATTTCAAGTCAAAATGCACGCAGTGTTGAAGAGATAGCAAGTGCAGCAGAACACCTTAGCCGTATGACTGAAACACTCAACCTCAAACTCTCTGAGTTTAGAACGTAA
- a CDS encoding MarC family protein — translation MNADFSIVSTAILLMFVIDPFGAVPVILSILKDVDIARRRLIILREMIFGLAILMLFLFGGELFLNIFHLETEAVRIAGAVIFFVIGIKMIFPGEEGSSALYGSAKEPFMVPIAMPLIAGPSTLATLLVLGKSHTNAMGSLFIALILAWLISALIMYLSPILYKLLREKGLSALERLMGMLLLMMSVQMFIDGVRGLVHTF, via the coding sequence ATGAATGCTGATTTTTCGATTGTTTCAACTGCTATTTTATTGATGTTTGTTATTGATCCTTTTGGAGCCGTTCCTGTCATTCTCTCCATCCTAAAAGATGTGGACATCGCGCGAAGACGGCTCATTATTCTTCGAGAAATGATCTTTGGACTTGCTATTTTGATGCTCTTCCTTTTTGGGGGAGAGCTCTTTTTAAATATCTTCCATCTTGAAACAGAAGCGGTACGTATCGCAGGAGCTGTTATCTTTTTTGTAATAGGCATTAAGATGATTTTCCCAGGAGAGGAAGGAAGCAGTGCACTTTATGGCTCAGCCAAAGAGCCTTTTATGGTGCCCATTGCCATGCCACTCATTGCAGGACCTTCAACACTTGCAACCCTTTTAGTTTTAGGTAAATCACATACCAATGCCATGGGAAGTCTTTTTATTGCTCTCATTTTAGCATGGCTTATTTCCGCACTCATTATGTACCTCTCTCCTATTTTGTACAAACTGTTACGAGAAAAAGGGCTTTCCGCACTTGAGCGCTTGATGGGAATGCTCCTTTTGATGATGTCAGTGCAAATGTTTATTGATGGTGTCAGAGGACTTGTTCATACTTTCTAA
- a CDS encoding MFS transporter → MKQYVELLKDNTTLRRLSIVQLISYFGAWFSHMGIYTLLIQLNAPVWALSAAAALTFLPSMLLAPFSGAIIDKVDTKKFMLFLTAIEIITVFWLIFIHSLDALWILLGLIFIRMGTGSIYFQTEMSLLPKILSNEELKIANEIHSIIWSISYAFGMAVAGFYVHYFGTTSAFVADMMLYSISFYLLLGLDIPSIASEQASKVKEMIWSGFVYIKENPKIMHLIFLHASVGLTAYDALIALLADHQYKHLLSVALVMGFINASRACSQVLGQFLLSRYITPQTLFYIFLIQGVGIMAWGVLQYDFYLSFIGIFFCGLFTTSLWSYTYTLLQYETDEAFYGRVIAYNDMVFMGMCTLVSFMIGALFEWGAPLWAITSGLGLLFIFFGFYWKWVQKVIK, encoded by the coding sequence ATGAAACAGTATGTTGAGTTGTTGAAAGACAACACAACGCTTCGTCGTTTAAGTATTGTTCAGTTGATTAGTTATTTTGGTGCGTGGTTTAGTCACATGGGAATTTACACCTTATTAATTCAACTAAACGCCCCTGTATGGGCACTAAGTGCAGCAGCAGCATTGACGTTTTTACCCTCTATGCTTTTAGCACCTTTTAGTGGTGCGATTATTGATAAAGTTGATACTAAAAAGTTTATGCTCTTTTTGACGGCTATTGAGATCATTACCGTTTTTTGGCTAATCTTTATTCATTCTTTGGATGCACTTTGGATTTTATTGGGGCTTATTTTTATTCGTATGGGGACTGGGAGTATCTATTTTCAAACAGAAATGTCTCTTTTGCCAAAAATTTTGAGTAATGAAGAGTTGAAAATTGCCAATGAAATTCATTCTATTATTTGGTCTATTTCATATGCTTTTGGAATGGCAGTTGCAGGATTTTATGTTCACTATTTTGGTACGACAAGCGCGTTTGTTGCTGATATGATGCTTTATAGTATTAGCTTTTATCTTCTTTTAGGTCTAGATATTCCTTCCATTGCAAGTGAACAAGCGTCGAAGGTTAAAGAAATGATTTGGAGTGGTTTTGTCTATATCAAAGAAAATCCAAAAATCATGCATCTTATTTTTCTTCATGCCAGTGTTGGGTTAACCGCATATGATGCACTCATTGCCCTTTTGGCGGACCATCAGTATAAACATCTTTTATCGGTTGCCCTAGTTATGGGTTTTATCAATGCTTCTCGTGCATGTTCACAAGTCCTTGGGCAATTTTTGCTGAGTCGATACATTACTCCTCAAACGCTTTTTTATATTTTTCTCATTCAAGGTGTTGGGATTATGGCATGGGGTGTATTGCAGTACGATTTTTATCTGAGTTTTATTGGAATTTTCTTTTGTGGACTTTTTACAACAAGTTTATGGTCCTATACTTATACCCTTTTGCAGTATGAGACAGATGAGGCTTTTTATGGCCGTGTTATAGCTTATAACGATATGGTTTTTATGGGAATGTGCACATTGGTTTCATTTATGATTGGTGCACTTTTCGAGTGGGGTGCTCCTTTATGGGCAATTACCTCTGGTTTAGGGCTTTTATTTATCTTTTTTGGGTTTTATTGGAAGTGGGTACAAAAAGTGATAAAATAG
- the msrA gene encoding peptide-methionine (S)-S-oxide reductase MsrA, whose translation MKQEVATFGGGCFWCLEAVFEETRGVLDVVSGYAGGEVKNPTYEQVCSGTTGHAEVVQITFDPMIISYEELLKIFWLIHDPTTLNRQGNDIGTQYRSVIFYHDEKQKEQAQASMKTFSSKFIKPIVTEVKPLEVFYKAEAYHQDYFKNNPTQGYCVFVVSPKVQHFKHEYKDLVK comes from the coding sequence ATGAAACAAGAAGTAGCAACCTTTGGTGGGGGCTGTTTTTGGTGTTTGGAGGCAGTTTTTGAAGAGACAAGAGGTGTTTTAGATGTCGTGAGTGGCTACGCAGGTGGTGAAGTAAAAAATCCAACGTATGAGCAGGTGTGTAGTGGTACAACAGGTCATGCTGAGGTTGTTCAAATTACATTCGATCCAATGATTATCTCTTATGAAGAGTTACTTAAAATTTTTTGGTTAATCCATGATCCCACAACACTTAACCGACAAGGAAATGACATAGGGACACAGTATCGCTCTGTTATTTTTTATCATGATGAAAAACAAAAAGAGCAAGCACAAGCATCTATGAAAACATTTTCTTCCAAATTTATCAAACCGATTGTGACGGAAGTGAAACCTTTAGAGGTTTTTTACAAAGCAGAAGCGTACCATCAAGACTACTTCAAAAATAATCCAACACAAGGGTATTGTGTTTTTGTTGTTTCGCCTAAAGTGCAGCATTTTAAACACGAATATAAGGATTTGGTTAAATAG
- a CDS encoding methyl-accepting chemotaxis protein, whose translation MKISTRILVSLILSLLILGGCLIGISSTNTKHNAEIFISDYEKSAYSFYENELKTIMEIMQQTASAIYKAEKAKGTPDEKIKEMIVSQLDGLRFFDDKSGYLFIYEPDGTNVMLPTNKSLQGKNLSHLKDSNGVFFVKELIETAQKGGGLVKYFFPKVKDGQPFLKYAYSIPFEPYKWTLGTGIYVDNVEAEVGKLKTQISDNVTSQIRSFLLISLVLVILSIAATAFIIKKTISSPLNDLIDKADNLSSGDGDLTRKLEVIGSDEIAQASTSINRFIEKVRILISEAKNLSNENSSISHELSSTSLEVGRAVETSMQIVGNTTSKASTLKTEMNTGMGEAKAGKEELIKANGYLKEANSAILELTKDIQSSAATEIELARKIQQLSHDAEQVKEVLVVIGDIADQTNLLALNAAIEAARAGEHGRGFAVVADEVRKLAERTQKSLQEINATINVIVQAIVDSSDQMTSNSKKVESLATTACDVETKINNMFQVMNNATKVSDKTAENYLKTGSDIESMIDDVSRINDISSQNARSVEEIASAAEHLSRMTETLNLKLSEFRT comes from the coding sequence ATGAAAATCTCAACGCGGATTTTAGTCTCACTTATCCTATCTTTGCTTATATTAGGCGGTTGTTTAATTGGGATCTCATCGACCAATACGAAACACAATGCAGAGATTTTTATAAGTGATTATGAAAAGAGTGCTTACTCTTTTTATGAGAATGAACTCAAAACCATTATGGAAATCATGCAACAAACTGCTAGTGCGATCTATAAAGCTGAAAAAGCCAAAGGCACACCTGATGAAAAAATAAAAGAGATGATCGTCTCTCAACTCGATGGATTACGCTTTTTCGACGACAAAAGTGGTTATTTATTCATCTATGAGCCTGATGGAACAAACGTTATGCTCCCAACCAATAAATCGCTTCAAGGAAAAAACCTAAGTCACCTCAAAGATAGCAATGGTGTCTTCTTTGTAAAAGAACTTATAGAAACTGCTCAAAAAGGTGGCGGGCTTGTTAAATACTTCTTCCCTAAAGTGAAAGATGGACAACCTTTCTTAAAATATGCCTACTCAATTCCGTTTGAGCCTTATAAATGGACATTAGGAACAGGTATCTATGTCGATAACGTTGAAGCAGAAGTAGGAAAACTCAAAACACAAATTTCAGACAATGTTACATCACAAATCCGCTCTTTCTTACTTATCTCTTTGGTCTTAGTTATTTTAAGTATTGCGGCAACTGCCTTTATCATTAAAAAAACGATTTCTAGTCCACTCAATGATCTTATCGATAAAGCCGACAATCTCTCAAGTGGTGATGGCGATCTTACACGTAAGCTTGAAGTCATTGGCAGTGATGAAATTGCACAAGCCAGTACAAGTATTAATCGCTTTATAGAGAAAGTACGCATCTTAATCAGTGAAGCAAAAAACCTTTCCAACGAAAACTCGTCTATTTCTCATGAACTCTCTTCTACATCGCTTGAAGTTGGACGTGCTGTAGAAACCTCTATGCAAATTGTAGGAAATACAACAAGCAAAGCATCTACCCTCAAAACGGAGATGAATACGGGAATGGGTGAAGCTAAAGCGGGTAAAGAAGAGCTTATTAAAGCAAATGGCTATCTTAAAGAAGCAAACAGTGCGATTTTGGAGCTTACAAAAGACATTCAAAGCAGTGCCGCTACAGAAATCGAACTGGCTAGAAAAATCCAACAGCTCAGTCACGATGCAGAACAGGTCAAAGAAGTTTTGGTGGTTATTGGCGATATTGCCGATCAAACCAATTTGCTTGCTCTTAACGCGGCGATTGAAGCAGCACGTGCGGGTGAACATGGACGTGGTTTTGCTGTTGTTGCCGATGAAGTACGAAAGCTCGCAGAGCGTACACAAAAAAGTCTTCAAGAGATCAATGCTACGATCAATGTTATCGTTCAAGCTATTGTTGATAGTAGTGATCAAATGACGTCTAACTCTAAAAAAGTTGAATCTTTAGCAACCACAGCATGTGATGTTGAAACAAAGATTAACAATATGTTCCAAGTGATGAATAATGCAACAAAAGTTTCTGACAAAACAGCCGAGAATTATCTCAAAACTGGTTCAGATATAGAATCAATGATCGATGATGTGAGTCGTATTAACGACATTTCAAGTCAAAATGCACGCAGTGTTGAAGAGATAGCAAGTGCAGCAGAACACCTTAGCCGTATGACTGAAACACTCAACCTAAAACTCTCTGAGTTTAGAACATGA
- a CDS encoding HD-GYP domain-containing protein translates to MNIRTKVKLSFSIIIAMLLFLGFISAIITYQIKENSNFRESIAAILLMQEGMNDIIRESTQSTEIAKLEQLHTKFVAFEKNFEVMRETLSSHKNSLLASVVMLNIREDKTIQNYLNELYTNEHRIELMYDEIFKLAREKLDYITIFNALYPEENRARLEIQEHILKTNRIDQIKALSDLRYYSKETLYQHGNEATLQKWLVPINLLIDLTHKENNVIAENLRQYREIVSIIADKAIKIEQTKAIENKTILEASKVLESNKNVSVSLEETLSKLSSGFIDQMRFIQLFVGIVTILFIIFLAIKVSRNVSLTMDEVEAKIEEGLQEVNALNHEIEDTQKEVLFTMGAIGESRSRETGNHVRRVAEYSKMLALHYGLDEEEAEMLKLASPMHDIGKIAIPDAVLNKPGRFDEEERKIMDTHAMKGYEMLQHSQRPLLKMAAIVAKEHHERYDGKGYPDKKSGEDIHIYGRITALADVFDALGSARVYKPAWEDEKIFALFKEERGKQFDPKLIDIFFEHLDEFLEIREKMKD, encoded by the coding sequence ATGAATATTCGTACAAAAGTAAAATTGAGCTTTAGTATTATCATTGCGATGTTGCTATTTTTGGGCTTTATTAGTGCGATTATTACCTACCAAATCAAAGAAAATAGCAATTTTAGAGAAAGTATCGCAGCTATTCTTTTGATGCAAGAAGGGATGAACGATATTATCAGAGAAAGTACTCAAAGCACAGAAATCGCCAAGTTAGAACAACTTCATACGAAATTTGTGGCATTTGAAAAGAATTTTGAAGTGATGAGAGAAACACTTTCATCGCATAAAAATTCTTTATTAGCAAGTGTCGTGATGCTAAATATTCGCGAAGATAAAACAATTCAAAACTATTTGAATGAACTCTATACAAATGAACATCGCATTGAGTTGATGTATGATGAGATTTTTAAACTTGCACGTGAAAAATTAGATTATATCACTATTTTTAATGCACTCTATCCAGAAGAAAATCGTGCGCGTCTTGAGATTCAAGAGCATATTTTAAAAACTAACCGTATAGACCAAATCAAAGCCTTAAGTGATTTAAGATATTACAGTAAAGAGACACTTTATCAACATGGTAACGAAGCAACATTGCAAAAATGGCTCGTACCTATTAACCTGCTGATTGATTTAACCCATAAAGAAAACAATGTTATAGCAGAAAATCTGCGACAGTATCGAGAAATTGTGAGTATCATAGCAGATAAAGCTATTAAAATCGAGCAGACAAAAGCTATTGAAAACAAAACGATTTTAGAAGCTTCAAAAGTATTGGAAAGTAACAAAAATGTAAGTGTCTCTCTCGAAGAGACTCTCTCGAAATTATCAAGTGGTTTTATTGACCAGATGCGATTCATTCAGCTTTTTGTAGGAATAGTGACCATTCTTTTTATTATTTTCCTTGCTATCAAAGTTTCTCGCAATGTTTCTTTGACTATGGATGAAGTTGAGGCAAAAATAGAAGAAGGATTACAAGAGGTTAATGCACTCAATCATGAAATTGAAGATACCCAAAAAGAAGTTCTTTTTACGATGGGTGCTATTGGTGAGAGTAGGTCTCGTGAGACAGGAAATCACGTTAGACGCGTCGCAGAGTATTCTAAAATGCTTGCATTGCACTATGGTTTGGATGAAGAAGAAGCAGAAATGCTCAAACTTGCTTCTCCAATGCACGACATAGGAAAAATTGCTATACCTGATGCTGTGCTCAATAAGCCAGGGCGATTTGATGAAGAAGAACGCAAAATCATGGACACGCATGCAATGAAAGGGTATGAGATGCTCCAACACTCGCAAAGACCTCTTTTAAAAATGGCAGCCATTGTTGCTAAAGAGCACCATGAACGTTATGATGGCAAGGGTTATCCTGATAAAAAAAGTGGTGAGGATATTCATATTTATGGACGTATTACAGCACTTGCGGATGTTTTTGACGCATTAGGGAGTGCTAGGGTATACAAGCCTGCATGGGAAGATGAAAAAATCTTTGCTTTATTTAAAGAAGAGAGAGGTAAGCAGTTTGATCCTAAACTGATCGATATCTTTTTTGAACACTTAGATGAGTTTTTAGAGATACGAGAAAAAATGAAAGATTGA
- a CDS encoding ABC transporter permease, whose protein sequence is MKKIPSLQVTQNNESFNVILQGTWVKESIQKLEPALSALTCKPNTHYTFDLSGISEFDTHGIMLILHYVKKFEALQCSINKVGANESLEKLLTICEQHYPQEKIVEKKEIFLLSYLENVGKDMFQGYKTLSSFFSFTGELTHYVIAAFLKPLNIRLKATLYHIEQSGAGALPIILLTSFLIGIVIAYQGATQLEKFGANIFIVEMVTISAVRELAPLLTAIVVAGRSSSAYTAQIGVMKITDEVDAMSAMGFSPWNFLVLPRLFALILSLPLLVFFADVVSVFGGMVIASTKLDVSFVEFIDRIKQTVALKHLIIGLIKAPIFGCIIATIGCFRGFQIDSSTESVGKYTTISVVNAIFWVIAIDAIISVLLTELGL, encoded by the coding sequence ATGAAAAAAATCCCCTCACTGCAAGTAACGCAAAACAACGAAAGTTTTAATGTTATATTGCAGGGGACATGGGTAAAAGAATCAATTCAAAAACTCGAACCAGCATTAAGTGCACTTACATGCAAACCAAATACGCACTACACGTTTGATCTCTCTGGCATTAGTGAATTTGACACACATGGAATTATGCTAATTTTGCACTATGTTAAAAAATTTGAGGCACTGCAATGTTCAATCAACAAAGTAGGAGCCAATGAATCGTTAGAAAAACTGCTCACTATTTGTGAGCAACACTACCCACAAGAAAAAATCGTTGAAAAAAAAGAGATTTTTTTGCTCTCATACCTTGAAAATGTTGGCAAGGATATGTTTCAAGGGTATAAAACGCTCTCTTCTTTCTTTTCATTTACAGGTGAACTTACGCATTACGTAATTGCTGCTTTTTTAAAACCTTTAAATATTCGTCTTAAAGCAACACTGTATCATATTGAACAAAGCGGTGCTGGGGCATTACCTATTATTTTACTGACCTCTTTTCTCATCGGAATTGTTATTGCCTATCAAGGTGCAACACAACTTGAAAAATTTGGTGCTAATATCTTCATCGTTGAGATGGTAACTATTTCTGCAGTACGTGAGCTTGCACCTCTTCTAACCGCTATTGTTGTTGCCGGACGAAGCTCTTCCGCCTATACCGCACAAATCGGCGTTATGAAAATTACTGATGAAGTCGATGCAATGAGTGCTATGGGTTTTTCACCATGGAATTTTTTAGTTTTACCACGTCTTTTTGCACTTATTCTCTCTTTACCTCTTTTAGTTTTTTTTGCCGATGTCGTTTCCGTTTTTGGAGGTATGGTTATCGCTAGTACAAAATTGGATGTTAGCTTTGTGGAATTTATCGACCGTATTAAACAAACGGTGGCACTAAAGCATCTTATCATCGGGCTGATCAAAGCTCCTATTTTTGGCTGTATTATTGCAACGATTGGCTGTTTTCGTGGATTTCAAATCGATAGTAGTACTGAAAGTGTTGGTAAATACACAACCATCAGTGTGGTTAATGCCATTTTTTGGGTTATCGCCATTGATGCTATTATTTCTGTACTGCTTACGGAGCTTGGATTATGA
- a CDS encoding ABC transporter ATP-binding protein, translated as MKNHVMIEARDVVTRFGKHVIHDGVSFKIHKGEIFGLLGGSGSGKTTLLREMIMLQKTSAGAMLVLGTNVMTTSSKMAQKLRQKWGVLFQFGALFTSLTILENVAVAMKEYTNLPDWLIEESALMKLSMVGLPPKVANMYPSELSGGMKKRAGLARALALDPKLLFLDEPTSGLDPQSARAFDELIVTLRDTLGITVVMVTHDKDTIANVLDRFVILGNKKVQFEGTMDVLKQTTDNELKKFLS; from the coding sequence ATGAAAAACCATGTGATGATCGAAGCCAGAGACGTTGTAACACGTTTTGGCAAACATGTTATTCACGATGGTGTGAGTTTCAAAATCCACAAAGGTGAAATTTTTGGACTTCTTGGTGGTAGTGGTAGTGGTAAAACAACCCTGCTTCGCGAAATGATTATGCTCCAAAAAACAAGTGCAGGTGCAATGCTTGTTTTAGGAACTAACGTTATGACAACATCCTCCAAGATGGCTCAAAAACTCAGGCAAAAATGGGGTGTGCTCTTTCAATTTGGCGCTCTTTTTACCTCTTTAACCATATTGGAAAATGTGGCTGTTGCGATGAAAGAGTACACCAATCTTCCTGATTGGTTGATCGAAGAATCTGCGTTGATGAAACTCTCTATGGTTGGGCTTCCCCCAAAAGTGGCAAATATGTACCCTTCTGAACTGAGTGGTGGTATGAAAAAACGAGCGGGGCTTGCACGTGCTCTTGCGCTTGATCCAAAGCTTCTTTTTTTAGATGAGCCTACTTCTGGTCTTGATCCACAAAGTGCGAGAGCTTTTGATGAACTGATTGTAACACTGCGTGATACATTGGGTATTACCGTAGTTATGGTCACACACGATAAAGACACCATTGCAAATGTACTCGATCGATTTGTGATTTTAGGTAATAAAAAAGTACAATTTGAAGGCACTATGGACGTTTTAAAACAGACAACTGACAACGAATTAAAAAAATTTTTAAGTTGA